From a region of the Desulfuromonas sp. KJ2020 genome:
- a CDS encoding cytochrome c3 family protein yields MKTVATWCMVFLMATLLSACSKESTPPEETAKPAAETGTVSEEAKEAAAEVKEAAAVAVDAAKTEAEQQVQATKEATAEMVDEAKTTTAQAVDAVKEQTADVAEETKEAADVAVSAAKAKVAETAAAVEKAATPEPPGVVVYEASMGKVTFNHADHGSRLSCDKCHPTDPPRMVKIDKDIAHTLCTGCHKASGGNAPTSCTACHVK; encoded by the coding sequence ATGAAAACTGTAGCCACCTGGTGTATGGTATTTTTAATGGCAACCCTGTTGAGCGCCTGCTCCAAGGAATCGACACCGCCGGAAGAAACAGCCAAGCCCGCCGCTGAAACCGGTACGGTCAGCGAGGAAGCCAAAGAGGCGGCGGCTGAAGTGAAAGAGGCTGCCGCCGTCGCGGTCGACGCAGCCAAGACGGAGGCCGAGCAACAGGTTCAGGCCACCAAGGAAGCCACCGCAGAGATGGTGGATGAGGCCAAGACCACGACCGCCCAGGCGGTAGATGCCGTCAAAGAGCAGACAGCAGACGTGGCGGAAGAGACGAAAGAGGCCGCTGACGTGGCGGTCAGCGCCGCCAAGGCCAAGGTTGCGGAAACGGCCGCCGCCGTAGAGAAAGCCGCCACACCCGAACCACCCGGCGTGGTCGTTTACGAAGCCAGCATGGGTAAGGTCACCTTCAACCATGCGGACCATGGCAGTCGTCTGAGCTGCGACAAATGTCATCCCACCGACCCGCCCCGGATGGTGAAGATCGACAAGGATATCGCCCACACGCTGTGCACTGGCTGCCACAAGGCCAGCGGCGGCAACGCCCCCACCTCCTGCACCGCCTGCCACGTCAAATAA
- a CDS encoding YegP family protein — MAGKFELKKAKDGQFMFNLKASNGQVILTSELYKTKASAENGIESVRKNAVREGAFEVRENAKGEPYFILKATNGQEVGRSEYYSSKAAMENGIASVTKNAPDAKVDDITA; from the coding sequence ATGGCCGGGAAGTTCGAACTGAAGAAAGCAAAGGACGGACAGTTCATGTTCAACCTGAAGGCGAGCAACGGGCAGGTGATTTTAACGAGTGAACTGTACAAGACCAAAGCCAGCGCCGAGAACGGCATCGAGTCGGTGCGCAAGAACGCCGTGCGTGAGGGGGCTTTTGAGGTGCGGGAGAACGCCAAGGGCGAGCCCTATTTCATCCTCAAGGCGACCAACGGCCAGGAGGTCGGGCGCAGCGAATATTATTCCTCCAAGGCGGCCATGGAGAACGGTATTGCCTCGGTAACCAAAAATGCTCCCGACGCTAAGGTCGACGACATTACCGCATAA
- a CDS encoding LL-diaminopimelate aminotransferase, protein MAHINDHYLKLKAGYLFPEIGRRVREFTAANPEAKVIRLGIGDVTRPLAPAVLKAFHEAIDDLGTTENFHGYGPEQGYDWLINTIIDKSYKPLGVELKTSEMFISDGSKCDCANILDIFALDNKVAIGDPVYPVYNDTNVMVGRTGEADEKGYYKGIVYMPFTEANNFIPDLPKEKVDIIYLCFPNNPTGTVASKEELQKWVDYANANDAVIFYDAAYEAFITTPGIPHSIYEIEGAKKCAIEFRSFSKTAGFTGVRCGLVIVPEEVMGTTEKGEKYSFNKLWNRRTSTKFNGASYPVQRAAAAVYSDEGWQQTKEIIDYYMDNARIIREGLQAAGITCYGGVDAPYIWLKTPAGLSSWDFFDKLLQECHVVGTPGSGFGPSGEGYFRLSAFGDKEKVIEAVERIKKKWGK, encoded by the coding sequence ATGGCTCATATCAACGATCATTATCTGAAACTCAAAGCCGGCTATCTCTTTCCCGAGATTGGTCGCCGCGTGCGTGAATTCACCGCCGCCAATCCCGAGGCCAAAGTCATCCGCCTCGGCATCGGCGACGTCACCCGCCCCCTGGCTCCCGCCGTGCTCAAGGCCTTTCACGAGGCCATCGACGATCTCGGCACCACTGAAAATTTCCATGGCTACGGTCCCGAGCAGGGCTACGACTGGCTCATCAACACCATCATCGACAAGAGCTACAAGCCCCTTGGCGTCGAGCTGAAGACCTCCGAGATGTTCATCTCCGACGGCTCCAAGTGTGACTGCGCCAACATCCTTGACATTTTCGCCCTCGACAACAAGGTGGCCATTGGCGATCCCGTCTATCCGGTCTACAACGACACCAACGTCATGGTCGGCCGCACCGGCGAAGCCGATGAAAAGGGCTACTACAAGGGCATCGTCTACATGCCCTTCACCGAGGCCAACAACTTCATCCCCGACCTGCCCAAAGAGAAGGTCGACATCATCTATCTCTGCTTCCCCAACAACCCCACGGGCACCGTCGCCAGCAAGGAAGAGCTGCAGAAATGGGTCGACTACGCCAACGCCAACGATGCCGTCATCTTCTACGACGCCGCCTATGAGGCCTTCATCACCACGCCCGGCATCCCTCATTCCATCTATGAAATAGAGGGGGCCAAAAAGTGCGCCATCGAATTCCGCTCCTTCTCCAAGACCGCCGGTTTCACCGGCGTGCGCTGCGGCCTGGTCATCGTTCCCGAAGAGGTCATGGGCACCACCGAGAAGGGGGAGAAATATTCCTTCAACAAATTGTGGAACCGCCGCACCAGCACCAAGTTCAACGGCGCCTCCTACCCGGTGCAGCGTGCCGCCGCCGCCGTCTACTCGGATGAAGGCTGGCAGCAGACCAAGGAAATCATCGACTATTACATGGATAACGCCCGCATCATCCGCGAAGGTCTCCAGGCCGCCGGCATCACCTGCTACGGCGGCGTCGACGCCCCCTATATCTGGCTGAAGACGCCGGCCGGGCTGTCCTCCTGGGACTTCTTCGACAAGCTTTTGCAGGAATGCCACGTGGTCGGCACCCCCGGCTCCGGCTTCGGACCGAGCGGAGAGGGCTACTTCCGCCTCAGTGCCTTCGGCGACAAGGAAAAGGTCATCGAAGCCGTGGAGCGGATCAAAAAGAAGTGGGGTAAATAA
- the dapB gene encoding 4-hydroxy-tetrahydrodipicolinate reductase, with translation MTKVAVTGAAGRMGGRIITAIKEAAGMELAGAAERTGHPMVGHDAGLVSGCGELGVAIADSLEAALADADVLIDFTFPEVTLENIAVCARLGKSIVIGSTGFTPEQRAEVQKLAATIPVVLAPNMSVGVNACFKLLKETAKILGDGFDVEIVELHHNKKKDSPSGTAVRMGEVVAEALGRDYNQVANYHREGMCGERTKEEIGMQTVRGGDIVGEHTVYFIGMGERIEITHRAMSRDMFARGAVRAAGWLGDKPAGLYDMQDVLELK, from the coding sequence ATGACCAAAGTTGCTGTTACCGGAGCGGCCGGGCGCATGGGAGGCCGCATCATCACCGCCATCAAAGAGGCGGCTGGCATGGAACTGGCCGGCGCCGCCGAACGTACGGGACACCCTATGGTCGGCCACGATGCCGGTCTGGTCAGCGGCTGCGGCGAACTGGGCGTGGCCATCGCCGACAGCCTGGAGGCCGCCCTGGCCGACGCCGATGTGCTCATCGACTTCACCTTTCCCGAAGTCACCCTGGAGAACATTGCCGTCTGCGCCCGCCTGGGCAAAAGCATCGTCATCGGCTCCACCGGCTTTACCCCCGAACAGCGCGCTGAAGTGCAGAAGCTGGCGGCGACCATCCCGGTGGTGCTGGCCCCGAACATGAGCGTGGGGGTCAACGCCTGCTTCAAGCTGCTCAAGGAGACGGCCAAAATTCTCGGCGACGGCTTCGACGTCGAAATAGTCGAACTGCATCACAACAAGAAAAAAGACTCCCCTTCCGGCACCGCCGTGCGCATGGGCGAGGTGGTGGCCGAGGCCTTGGGGCGTGACTACAACCAGGTCGCCAACTACCACCGTGAGGGGATGTGCGGCGAGCGCACCAAGGAAGAGATTGGCATGCAGACGGTTCGCGGCGGCGACATCGTCGGCGAGCATACCGTCTATTTCATCGGCATGGGAGAGCGCATCGAGATCACCCACCGGGCCATGAGCCGGGACATGTTCGCCCGTGGGGCCGTGCGCGCCGCCGGCTGGCTCGGCGACAAGCCGGCCGGCCTGTATGACATGCAGGATGTGCTGGAACTGAAATAA
- the dapA gene encoding 4-hydroxy-tetrahydrodipicolinate synthase codes for MFKGSMVAIITPFDAKGQVDEEKYRQLIEFQIENGTDVIVPCGTTGESATLDYKEHDRVIQICIEQVAKRVPVIAGTGSNSTAEAIELSRHAKEMGADGVLLVSPYYNKPSQEGLFQHYKAIAEAVSLPQVLYNVPGRTGMNMEAKTTIRLAEFANIVAIKEASGNVTQASEILDKAGDKIDVLSGDDFLTLPLMACGAKGVISVTANIMPKEVKAMVTAVQQGRWDEARKMHLKMLDIHNAMFIESNPVPVKTAASLMGKCGADVRLPLVPMQPTTLDKLKAVMKGYGLI; via the coding sequence ATGTTCAAAGGCTCCATGGTCGCCATCATCACCCCTTTCGATGCGAAGGGGCAGGTCGACGAAGAGAAATACCGTCAGCTTATCGAATTCCAGATCGAGAACGGCACCGACGTCATCGTGCCCTGCGGCACCACCGGCGAATCGGCCACCCTCGACTACAAGGAACATGACCGCGTCATCCAGATCTGCATCGAGCAGGTCGCCAAGCGTGTCCCCGTCATCGCCGGTACCGGCTCCAACTCCACCGCCGAGGCCATCGAACTCTCCCGGCACGCCAAGGAGATGGGCGCCGACGGCGTTCTTCTCGTCTCCCCCTACTACAACAAGCCCTCGCAGGAAGGCCTCTTTCAGCACTACAAGGCCATCGCCGAAGCCGTCAGCCTGCCCCAGGTGCTCTACAACGTGCCCGGCCGCACCGGCATGAACATGGAGGCGAAGACCACCATCCGCCTGGCCGAGTTCGCCAACATCGTCGCCATCAAGGAAGCTTCCGGCAACGTGACACAGGCCAGCGAAATCCTCGACAAGGCCGGCGACAAGATTGACGTCCTCTCCGGCGACGACTTCCTCACCCTGCCGCTGATGGCCTGCGGCGCCAAGGGCGTTATCTCGGTCACCGCCAACATCATGCCGAAGGAAGTCAAGGCCATGGTTACTGCCGTACAGCAGGGTCGGTGGGACGAAGCCCGCAAGATGCACCTGAAGATGCTCGACATCCACAACGCCATGTTCATCGAATCCAACCCGGTGCCGGTCAAGACCGCCGCCAGCCTCATGGGCAAATGCGGCGCCGACGTCCGCCTGCCGCTGGTGCCCATGCAGCCGACCACCCTCGACAAGCTGAAGGCGGTGATGAAGGGCTACGGGCTGATTTGA
- the argH gene encoding argininosuccinate lyase, translated as MMSEKPWAGRFTQPTDKFVEEFTASIDFDKRMYRYDIQGSIAHARMLARQGIIGAEDAEQIIGGLEGILTDIEAGNFVFKVSLEDIHMNIEARLIERIGAVGGKLHTARSRNDQVALDVRLYLRDELKEILGYLRRLQESLLQQAEQNLAVIMPGYTHLQTAQPVLFSHHMLAYYEMIKRDAGRFADVLKRLNVLPLGAGALAGTTFPIDREFVAEQLGFDGVTRNSLDSVSDRDFALEFCGASAILMMHLSRLSEELILWSSADFHFIELTDAFCTGSSIMPQKKNPDVPELVRGKTGRVYGNLISLLTLMKSLPLAYNKDMQEDKEPLFDTIDTVKGSLKIFADMIAEMKVQAENMRVAAARGFSTATDVADYVVRKGLPFRQAHEVVGKTVRYCIEHGKDIPELSLEEFRQFSELIAEDIYDYVTLEASVNARRATGGTAREAVEREITRARQELV; from the coding sequence ATCATGAGTGAAAAACCCTGGGCCGGGCGCTTTACCCAGCCCACCGACAAATTTGTGGAAGAGTTCACCGCCTCCATCGATTTCGACAAACGCATGTACCGCTACGATATCCAGGGCTCCATCGCCCATGCCCGCATGCTGGCCCGCCAGGGCATCATCGGCGCCGAGGACGCCGAGCAGATCATCGGCGGCCTGGAGGGCATCCTGACCGACATCGAAGCCGGCAATTTCGTCTTTAAGGTCTCGTTAGAAGACATCCACATGAACATCGAGGCCCGCCTGATCGAGCGCATCGGCGCCGTCGGCGGCAAGCTGCACACGGCCCGCTCTCGCAATGACCAGGTGGCTCTGGATGTGCGCCTCTACCTGCGTGACGAGCTCAAGGAGATCCTGGGCTACCTGCGCCGCCTGCAGGAGTCGCTGCTGCAGCAGGCCGAGCAGAACCTGGCGGTCATCATGCCCGGCTATACCCATCTGCAGACAGCGCAGCCGGTGCTCTTTTCCCACCACATGCTCGCCTATTACGAGATGATCAAGCGCGATGCCGGCCGCTTCGCCGACGTGCTCAAGCGCCTCAACGTGCTCCCCCTGGGGGCCGGGGCCCTGGCCGGCACCACCTTCCCCATCGACCGCGAATTCGTCGCCGAGCAGCTCGGCTTCGACGGCGTCACGCGCAACAGCCTCGATTCGGTCTCCGACCGCGATTTCGCCCTGGAGTTCTGCGGCGCCAGCGCTATCCTGATGATGCACCTCTCCCGCCTGTCGGAAGAGCTCATCCTCTGGTCTTCCGCCGACTTCCATTTCATCGAGCTCACCGACGCTTTCTGCACCGGCAGCAGCATAATGCCGCAGAAGAAGAACCCCGACGTTCCCGAGCTGGTGCGCGGCAAGACCGGTCGCGTCTACGGCAACCTCATCAGCCTGCTGACTCTGATGAAGTCCCTGCCGCTGGCTTACAACAAGGATATGCAGGAAGACAAGGAGCCCTTGTTCGACACCATCGACACCGTCAAGGGGAGCCTGAAGATCTTCGCCGACATGATCGCCGAGATGAAGGTGCAGGCCGAGAACATGCGGGTGGCTGCCGCCCGCGGCTTCTCCACCGCTACCGATGTGGCCGACTACGTCGTGCGCAAGGGGCTGCCCTTCCGTCAGGCCCACGAGGTGGTAGGCAAGACGGTGCGCTACTGCATCGAGCACGGCAAGGACATCCCCGAGCTTTCCCTCGAGGAATTCCGCCAGTTCTCGGAGCTGATCGCTGAGGACATCTACGACTACGTCACCCTGGAGGCCTCCGTCAACGCCCGCCGCGCCACCGGCGGCACCGCCCGCGAAGCGGTGGAACGCGAGATCACCCGCGCCCGCCAGGAACTGGTCTGA
- a CDS encoding NUDIX domain-containing protein — protein MGLAPHAYPLTPYGRQMEFAKQPQIKTSVVACIIDEQERILLTRRCIEPFCSQWVMPGGKIDHGEPILEALHREVQEEVGIEVRVEGLIDVFERLGIGERNDHFIILYYRCAPLTFELQPNGSECTEARWVGRGEMSALSIPAGTRHILGKIYPGLFPEAEAPPIGAIETEIPGGSFPSP, from the coding sequence ATGGGCCTTGCTCCTCACGCCTACCCCCTCACCCCTTACGGACGCCAGATGGAATTCGCCAAACAACCCCAGATCAAGACCTCGGTGGTCGCCTGCATCATCGATGAGCAGGAGCGCATTCTGCTGACCCGCCGCTGCATTGAGCCGTTTTGCAGTCAGTGGGTGATGCCCGGGGGAAAGATCGACCATGGCGAACCGATCCTGGAGGCCCTGCACCGGGAGGTGCAGGAAGAAGTCGGCATTGAGGTGCGCGTCGAGGGGCTTATTGATGTCTTCGAACGTCTGGGCATCGGGGAGCGCAACGATCATTTCATCATCCTCTACTATCGTTGTGCGCCGCTGACCTTCGAGCTGCAACCCAACGGCAGTGAGTGCACGGAAGCCCGCTGGGTCGGGCGGGGGGAGATGTCGGCGCTGAGCATTCCAGCCGGCACCCGGCACATTCTGGGCAAGATCTATCCCGGCCTCTTTCCCGAGGCGGAGGCGCCACCGATCGGCGCCATCGAAACCGAGATTCCCGGCGGTTCCTTCCCTTCGCCCTGA
- a CDS encoding argininosuccinate synthase — MSKKSSVKKVVLAYSGGLDTSIILKWLTEEYDCEVVAYSADLGQGEELDHIPEKAKKTGASSCHILDLKEEFARDFVFPMFRANAIYEGRYFLGTSIARPLIAKAQMEVAAKEGADAVSHGATGKGNDQVRFEIAYYHFDPAIKVIAPWREWDMKSRTALENYAKKHGIPVPTSKKFPWSSDRNLLHISFEGDILENPWAEAPEEMYVLTKRPEDAPDQPEYVEIEFEKGDAVAVNGERLSPAKLMAKLNELGGKHGIGRVDLMENRFVGMKSRGVYETPGGTILEEAHRAVESITMDREVMHLRDSMVPQYASMIYNGFWFAPERIALQTMIDQTQQTVNGKARVKLYKGHCRTVGRDSASDSLFNVDFATFEADDVYNQADAEGFIKLNALRLRIAAIQRANKK, encoded by the coding sequence ATGTCCAAGAAAAGCAGCGTCAAAAAAGTCGTCCTCGCCTATTCCGGCGGTCTGGACACCTCCATCATCCTCAAATGGCTCACCGAGGAGTATGACTGCGAAGTCGTGGCCTACTCCGCCGATCTCGGCCAGGGCGAAGAGCTTGACCATATCCCCGAGAAAGCCAAGAAGACCGGCGCCAGCAGCTGCCACATCCTTGACCTCAAGGAAGAATTCGCCCGCGACTTCGTCTTCCCCATGTTCCGCGCCAACGCCATCTACGAAGGACGCTACTTCCTCGGTACCTCCATCGCCCGGCCGCTGATCGCCAAGGCCCAGATGGAGGTCGCCGCCAAGGAAGGCGCTGACGCCGTTTCCCACGGCGCCACCGGCAAGGGCAACGACCAGGTGCGCTTCGAGATCGCCTACTACCATTTCGATCCCGCCATCAAGGTCATCGCCCCCTGGCGCGAGTGGGACATGAAGAGCCGCACCGCTTTGGAGAACTACGCCAAGAAGCACGGCATTCCCGTCCCCACCAGCAAGAAGTTCCCCTGGAGCTCCGACCGCAACCTGCTGCACATATCCTTTGAAGGGGACATCCTGGAGAACCCCTGGGCCGAGGCGCCCGAAGAGATGTACGTGCTGACCAAGCGCCCCGAAGACGCTCCCGACCAGCCTGAATACGTCGAGATCGAGTTCGAAAAGGGCGACGCCGTCGCCGTCAATGGCGAGCGCCTTTCCCCTGCCAAGCTGATGGCCAAGCTCAACGAGCTCGGCGGCAAGCACGGCATCGGCCGCGTCGACCTCATGGAGAACCGTTTCGTCGGCATGAAGAGCCGCGGCGTCTACGAGACCCCCGGCGGCACCATCCTGGAGGAGGCCCATCGCGCCGTCGAGTCCATCACCATGGACCGCGAAGTCATGCACCTGCGTGACTCCATGGTTCCGCAGTATGCCAGCATGATCTACAACGGCTTCTGGTTTGCCCCGGAGCGCATCGCCCTGCAGACGATGATCGACCAGACCCAGCAGACCGTTAACGGCAAGGCCCGCGTCAAGCTCTACAAGGGGCACTGCCGCACGGTCGGCCGGGATTCGGCCAGCGACAGTCTGTTCAACGTCGATTTCGCCACTTTCGAGGCGGACGATGTCTACAACCAGGCTGACGCCGAGGGCTTCATCAAGCTCAACGCCCTGCGCCTGCGCATCGCCGCCATTCAGCGCGCGAACAAAAAGTAA
- a CDS encoding RDD family protein: protein MNIRCPHCDFSRDVEPAKVPAVPTRVTCPKCRQVFTFNATTERSPQSAPQPEQITCPACGLQQPAGDSCQGCGIVYEKWQRRQHELAQELPATTPAAAPTAAELPKAGFWVRVIASVVDSILVTVVQMVLGFILGLTAGLSGGDLSGEGHMMLGLTTGLFGMVLAVAYYVFFTGYCGQTPGKMAVRIKVIRTDGADIGYGSAFLRETIGKFVSSILLGIGYLMVAFDSQKQGLHDKIAGTYVIKL, encoded by the coding sequence ATGAACATCCGCTGCCCCCACTGCGATTTTTCTCGCGACGTCGAACCGGCCAAAGTTCCCGCCGTCCCCACGCGGGTGACCTGCCCGAAGTGCCGTCAGGTCTTTACCTTCAACGCCACCACGGAGAGATCCCCCCAGTCGGCGCCCCAGCCGGAGCAGATCACCTGCCCGGCCTGCGGACTGCAGCAGCCGGCCGGCGATTCCTGCCAGGGCTGCGGCATCGTCTACGAGAAATGGCAACGCCGTCAGCACGAACTGGCTCAGGAATTGCCCGCGACGACACCGGCAGCCGCGCCTACGGCGGCAGAGCTCCCCAAAGCCGGCTTCTGGGTGCGCGTCATCGCCTCCGTGGTCGATTCGATTCTGGTGACTGTCGTGCAGATGGTGCTCGGCTTCATCCTCGGGCTGACGGCCGGCCTGTCCGGCGGAGATCTCTCCGGCGAAGGGCACATGATGCTGGGTTTGACCACCGGGCTGTTCGGCATGGTTCTGGCCGTGGCCTACTATGTCTTTTTTACCGGCTACTGCGGCCAGACGCCTGGCAAGATGGCCGTGCGCATCAAGGTCATCCGCACCGATGGCGCCGACATCGGCTACGGTTCGGCCTTCCTGCGGGAGACCATCGGCAAGTTCGTCTCCAGTATCCTGCTGGGCATCGGCTACCTCATGGTGGCCTTTGATTCGCAAAAACAGGGCCTGCACGATAAAATCGCCGGCACCTATGTTATAAAGTTGTAG
- the argF gene encoding ornithine carbamoyltransferase, protein MKKDFLALTDWSRDELDQIFDLTRDLKAKQRRGEEHHLLKGKTLGMIFEKSSTRTRVSFEVGMYQLGGHALFLHSGTTQLGRGEPIKDTARVMSRYVDGIMIRTFSQAGVEELARWSDIPIINGLTDSYHPCQIMADLFTVIEHKGGYQDLTYCWIGDGNNMAHSWINAAAVFGFELRVATPKGYEPDAAVVARAQELGANVLYTHDPLEAARGAQVLNTDVWASMGQEAEQKERERAFVGFQLNDEVVAAAAPDCIVLHCLPAHRGEEITDAVIEGPHSVVFDEAENRLHVQKAIMATLMA, encoded by the coding sequence GTGAAAAAAGACTTTCTGGCTCTCACCGACTGGAGCCGCGACGAACTGGACCAGATCTTCGACCTGACCCGCGATCTCAAGGCCAAGCAACGGCGCGGCGAAGAACATCACCTCCTCAAGGGCAAGACTCTGGGGATGATTTTTGAGAAGAGTTCCACCCGCACCCGGGTTTCCTTCGAAGTCGGCATGTACCAGCTCGGCGGCCATGCCCTTTTTCTGCACTCGGGCACCACCCAGCTCGGCCGCGGCGAACCGATCAAGGATACCGCCCGCGTCATGTCCCGCTACGTCGACGGAATCATGATCCGAACGTTCTCCCAAGCCGGCGTCGAAGAGCTGGCCCGCTGGTCGGATATCCCCATTATCAACGGCCTGACCGACAGCTATCACCCCTGCCAGATCATGGCCGACCTCTTCACCGTCATCGAACACAAGGGGGGGTACCAGGATTTGACTTACTGCTGGATTGGCGACGGCAATAACATGGCGCACAGCTGGATCAACGCCGCCGCCGTCTTCGGTTTCGAGCTGCGGGTCGCCACGCCCAAAGGCTACGAACCCGATGCCGCCGTCGTCGCCCGGGCCCAAGAACTCGGGGCCAACGTCCTTTACACCCATGATCCCCTGGAGGCTGCCCGCGGCGCCCAGGTGCTCAATACCGATGTCTGGGCCAGCATGGGCCAGGAGGCCGAGCAGAAAGAGCGGGAGCGAGCCTTTGTCGGCTTTCAGCTCAACGACGAGGTGGTGGCTGCCGCCGCGCCCGACTGCATCGTGCTGCACTGCCTGCCGGCGCATCGCGGCGAGGAGATCACCGACGCTGTCATCGAAGGACCCCACTCGGTGGTCTTTGACGAAGCCGAGAACCGCCTGCATGTGCAGAAGGCCATCATGGCGACCCTCATGGCCTGA
- a CDS encoding acetylornithine transaminase, with the protein MSISQHWIDRGNVHVAKTYGRYPIVAVRGEGCRLFDADGKTYLDFVAGVAVNNLGHCHPKVVEALTEQAKRLLHCSNYYHIPQQIELAELLCMHSFGDRVFFCNSGAEANEAAIKLARKYSADRSGENRFEVITALASFHGRTLGTISATGQDKIKAGFAPILPGFKYVPFGDIDALRAAVSPQTCAIMLEPVQGEGGVNVPPPGYLKAVRALCDAMGLLLIFDEVQVGCGRTGTLFAYEHDGIEPDIMTLAKALAGGPPIGAMVAREEVADSFGPGTHGSTFGGNPLMTAAGVAAMRAILEDGVLDNCQVMGQYLYQRLADLKERFDFVTEVRGRGLILGMELTIDGADIVNRAMAKGLLINCTVGKVLRFVPPLIVTQAEIDEAIDILAAIFVEL; encoded by the coding sequence ATGAGCATTTCACAGCACTGGATCGACCGCGGCAATGTTCACGTTGCCAAGACCTACGGCCGCTATCCCATCGTCGCCGTCCGCGGCGAAGGCTGCCGGCTGTTTGACGCCGACGGCAAGACCTATCTCGACTTCGTCGCCGGCGTGGCTGTCAACAATCTTGGCCACTGTCATCCCAAGGTGGTGGAAGCCCTCACCGAGCAGGCCAAACGACTGCTGCACTGCTCCAACTACTACCACATCCCCCAGCAGATCGAACTGGCGGAACTGCTGTGCATGCACTCCTTCGGAGACCGCGTCTTTTTCTGCAATTCAGGGGCCGAGGCCAACGAGGCGGCCATCAAGCTGGCCCGCAAGTACAGCGCCGACCGCTCCGGCGAGAACCGTTTCGAGGTCATTACCGCCCTCGCCTCCTTTCACGGGCGCACCCTCGGCACCATCAGCGCCACGGGACAGGACAAGATCAAGGCCGGCTTTGCCCCCATCCTGCCCGGCTTCAAGTATGTCCCCTTTGGCGATATCGACGCCCTGCGTGCGGCGGTATCCCCCCAGACCTGCGCCATCATGCTGGAGCCGGTCCAGGGGGAAGGTGGCGTCAACGTACCGCCGCCGGGCTATCTCAAAGCCGTCCGCGCCCTCTGCGACGCCATGGGTCTGCTGCTGATTTTCGATGAGGTCCAGGTCGGCTGCGGCCGCACCGGCACCCTCTTCGCCTATGAACACGATGGCATCGAGCCCGACATCATGACCCTGGCCAAAGCGCTGGCTGGCGGCCCCCCTATCGGCGCCATGGTGGCGCGGGAAGAGGTGGCCGACTCCTTCGGGCCTGGCACCCACGGCTCCACCTTCGGCGGCAATCCCCTCATGACGGCCGCCGGGGTCGCCGCCATGCGCGCCATTCTGGAAGACGGCGTCCTCGACAACTGCCAGGTCATGGGACAGTACCTCTACCAGCGCCTGGCCGACCTGAAAGAGCGCTTCGACTTTGTCACCGAGGTGCGCGGGCGCGGCCTGATTCTCGGCATGGAGCTGACCATCGACGGGGCCGACATCGTCAACCGCGCCATGGCCAAGGGACTGCTCATCAACTGCACCGTCGGCAAGGTGCTGCGCTTCGTGCCCCCCTTGATTGTCACCCAGGCGGAAATCGACGAGGCCATCGACATTCTGGCCGCCATCTTCGTGGAATTGTAG